A single Flavobacteriales bacterium DNA region contains:
- a CDS encoding 3-deoxy-manno-octulosonate cytidylyltransferase, which produces MKCIGVIPARYESSRFPGKPIVLIAGKALIIHVAEKVEAALGKENTYVATDDNRIKELVESHGYQVVMTHSNHLTGTDRLWEVAQKIPADVYVNVQGDEPMVDPNDILKILNIKKENPGCVVNGMGNLLADEDPANVNIPKVLVNKHNDLIYMSRLAVPGIKSEKTGTPQYKKQICIYAFNRHELEAFGNCTQKAEYEKFEDIEILRFFDLGIPIKMVELQKASLAVDIPEDVAKVEAALSVN; this is translated from the coding sequence ATGAAGTGCATTGGTGTAATACCCGCTCGTTACGAGTCATCGCGATTTCCCGGCAAACCAATCGTATTAATTGCAGGCAAAGCCTTGATTATTCATGTGGCGGAAAAGGTGGAAGCAGCACTGGGAAAAGAAAATACTTACGTTGCTACCGACGACAACCGCATTAAAGAATTGGTGGAAAGCCATGGCTACCAAGTGGTTATGACCCACAGCAACCACTTAACGGGAACCGACAGGCTTTGGGAAGTGGCTCAAAAAATTCCGGCAGATGTTTACGTTAATGTTCAGGGTGACGAGCCCATGGTTGACCCAAACGACATTCTGAAAATACTGAACATCAAAAAGGAAAACCCAGGGTGTGTGGTGAATGGAATGGGCAATTTACTTGCAGATGAAGACCCTGCTAATGTAAACATTCCCAAAGTGTTGGTTAACAAACACAATGACCTCATTTATATGTCGAGGCTGGCAGTTCCGGGAATAAAATCGGAGAAAACCGGAACACCACAGTATAAAAAACAGATTTGCATTTATGCCTTTAATCGCCATGAACTGGAAGCATTTGGAAATTGTACACAAAAGGCTGAATACGAAAAGTTTGAAGACATTGAAATTCTTCGATTCTTCGACCTGGGTATTCCCATAAAAATGGTGGAACTGCAAAAGGCTTCGCTGGCAGTTGACATTCCGGAAGACGTGGCCAAAGTGGAGGCTGCTTTATCGGTGAATTA